One part of the uncultured Bacteroides sp. genome encodes these proteins:
- a CDS encoding DUF4248 domain-containing protein: MKSLFIADLAQKYFPKSTPRSAYTQLKRWINLNKDLCNRLEELHFKARQRALTPLQYDAIIDFLGEP, encoded by the coding sequence ATGAAATCATTGTTTATCGCCGATTTGGCACAAAAATATTTTCCCAAAAGCACACCTAGAAGCGCTTATACACAATTAAAACGCTGGATAAACCTAAATAAAGACTTATGCAATCGACTTGAAGAGTTGCATTTTAAAGCCAGACAACGCGCATTAACACCATTGCAGTATGATGCAATAATAGATTTTCTCGGAGAACCATAA
- a CDS encoding DUF2829 domain-containing protein has translation MKTLDEKSAEFTARLCNQTGIYTKGEMETAYVIGASENEILSNGECGTFGQAIAAIKNGHLVTRRGWNGKGMFIFMRPADELHVSFVAKDIKSLPKKVKDYYYQDCIDQQGNPIKLDPYDVVKFTAYICLKAADGTIVNGWLASQTDILANDWMIFEF, from the coding sequence ATGAAAACATTAGATGAAAAATCGGCTGAATTTACAGCAAGGTTATGCAACCAAACAGGAATTTACACAAAAGGAGAAATGGAAACGGCTTATGTAATAGGTGCATCCGAAAACGAAATACTATCTAACGGTGAATGTGGTACCTTTGGACAAGCAATAGCTGCTATAAAAAATGGGCATCTTGTCACTCGCAGAGGTTGGAATGGTAAGGGAATGTTTATATTCATGAGGCCTGCAGATGAATTGCATGTAAGTTTTGTAGCTAAAGATATTAAATCACTACCTAAAAAAGTGAAAGATTATTATTATCAGGATTGTATTGATCAGCAAGGTAACCCTATTAAATTAGATCCGTATGATGTTGTTAAATTTACAGCATATATCTGCTTGAAAGCTGCTGATGGCACTATTGTAAATGGGTGGTTAGCATCACAAACAGATATATTAGCTAACGATTGGATGATATTTGAATTTTAA
- a CDS encoding DUF4494 domain-containing protein translates to MMNSWFVCKIRYEKVMENGINKKVTEPYLVDALSFTEAEARIIEEITPFISGAFTVSRVDPAKISELFYDETGDRWFKCKLQFVTLDKKSGAEKKIYTYVLVQAGDLREAIKNLDKGMKGTMADYVIASVSETAIMDVYPYTPEPEAKPEFPQAGETV, encoded by the coding sequence ATGATGAACTCTTGGTTTGTATGTAAAATTCGTTACGAAAAAGTAATGGAAAACGGAATTAATAAAAAGGTAACAGAGCCTTATTTGGTTGACGCCCTAAGTTTCACAGAAGCGGAAGCCCGCATAATTGAAGAGATAACACCATTTATATCGGGAGCATTTACTGTATCTAGGGTTGATCCTGCTAAAATTAGTGAGCTGTTTTATGACGAAACAGGAGATCGTTGGTTCAAATGTAAACTACAATTCGTTACTCTTGATAAGAAAAGCGGTGCAGAGAAGAAAATTTATACCTATGTGCTTGTTCAGGCAGGAGACCTTCGCGAGGCAATTAAAAATCTTGATAAAGGAATGAAGGGAACTATGGCCGACTACGTTATCGCATCTGTATCCGAAACAGCAATAATGGATGTTTACCCATACACTCCAGAACCGGAAGCTAAACCCGAGTTTCCACAAGCAGGCGAAACGGTATGA
- a CDS encoding DUF3164 family protein, with the protein MDIKNFTPEEKAELKKQLDAEEREQVKKVEDDRSTYKNLKEEFVLRNFTILESLSRQMQEVKQRIFQDSEVLVNMKNALFNVKGNRQTDTFTSESGKYSIKLGNRTYEGWDDSVEIGIEKVQNFIRSMAKDDNSAALVDTVMRLLAKDRKGSLKANKVIELEQLALKTQNPEFLEGIKIIKDAYRPSPSCTFIEVRYKDENGKEKTLPLSISSIE; encoded by the coding sequence ATGGACATTAAAAATTTCACTCCGGAAGAAAAAGCAGAGCTAAAAAAACAGCTAGATGCAGAAGAAAGAGAACAGGTTAAAAAAGTAGAAGACGATAGATCTACTTATAAGAATTTGAAAGAAGAATTTGTTTTAAGAAACTTCACTATCCTTGAAAGCCTTTCAAGACAAATGCAGGAAGTTAAACAACGAATCTTCCAGGACAGCGAAGTTCTTGTTAATATGAAGAATGCACTGTTTAATGTGAAGGGAAATCGTCAGACGGATACATTTACATCTGAAAGTGGTAAGTATTCCATCAAGTTAGGAAACCGCACCTACGAGGGTTGGGATGATTCTGTAGAGATCGGAATTGAGAAGGTGCAAAACTTTATCCGGTCAATGGCTAAAGATGATAATAGCGCTGCATTGGTAGATACTGTCATGAGACTTCTTGCTAAGGATCGAAAAGGATCGTTGAAAGCAAATAAGGTTATTGAATTGGAACAATTGGCTCTTAAAACTCAAAATCCTGAATTCCTTGAAGGAATTAAGATCATTAAGGATGCTTACCGTCCATCGCCTTCATGTACTTTCATCGAGGTTCGTTATAAAGACGAAAATGGAAAAGAAAAGACACTTCCTCTTTCCATATCTTCAATAGAATAA
- a CDS encoding radical SAM protein, translated as MKNFKGKAIYNPSGKAGEYSYWACNFYVGCSNGCTYCYLRKGIGKAVLGGDHPTLKKCFKDEKDALQIFKKELLANIDELRKHGIFFTFTSDPMLPETISLTFDAIDICLKHNIPVKVLTKQSDWWNMWYSRANIFVDKQHLVAFGFTLTGHDELEPNASTNMKRLSAMAKLHKAGFKTWASIEPIIDIPSSLAMINLSHGFCDLYKIGLESGRRYPKLDIEIFVEMVNTMYSDCLIYFKDTLLKQAGIERSDLPSNCVDRDYNIFKTN; from the coding sequence ATGAAAAATTTTAAAGGTAAAGCAATATATAATCCTAGCGGAAAGGCAGGCGAATATAGTTATTGGGCTTGTAATTTTTATGTTGGTTGTTCCAACGGGTGTACTTACTGTTATCTGAGAAAGGGTATTGGTAAAGCAGTTCTTGGAGGCGACCATCCAACACTAAAAAAGTGTTTCAAGGACGAAAAAGACGCCTTGCAAATATTTAAAAAAGAGTTGCTGGCTAATATTGATGAATTGCGTAAACATGGTATATTCTTCACTTTTACAAGTGATCCGATGTTGCCTGAAACTATTTCATTAACCTTTGATGCTATTGATATATGCCTTAAACACAATATTCCCGTAAAGGTTTTAACTAAGCAATCAGATTGGTGGAATATGTGGTATTCCCGAGCTAATATATTTGTTGATAAACAACATCTTGTTGCTTTTGGATTCACATTGACAGGCCATGACGAATTGGAACCTAATGCAAGTACGAATATGAAGCGTCTTTCAGCAATGGCAAAGCTTCATAAAGCCGGGTTTAAGACTTGGGCTTCGATCGAACCCATTATTGACATACCGTCAAGCCTTGCAATGATCAACTTATCACATGGCTTTTGTGATCTTTACAAGATAGGTTTAGAATCAGGAAGGCGTTATCCAAAACTAGACATTGAAATATTCGTCGAAATGGTGAATACAATGTATTCCGATTGCCTAATTTACTTCAAGGATACTTTATTGAAGCAAGCCGGGATCGAACGTTCAGATTTGCCTTCTAATTGTGTTGATCGTGATTATAATATATTCAAAACTAACTAA
- a CDS encoding HU family DNA-binding protein produces MSVKYSIAALKNPRKISDPAKYYAKAQADGHLTLETICDNISHAGSVIRGDVLAVSDGLIHQMMSGLKEGRIVDLGDFGHFQVQLQSNGAETEKEFTANNIKKGTIQFRPGKKLVEMLKTLQYQQVPKKPVKVTNGGNEVG; encoded by the coding sequence ATGAGTGTAAAGTATTCAATTGCCGCATTAAAAAATCCTCGTAAAATCTCTGACCCCGCTAAGTATTATGCAAAAGCACAAGCTGACGGACATCTAACATTAGAGACTATCTGTGATAATATATCGCACGCAGGTTCAGTTATCAGAGGTGATGTATTAGCTGTATCGGATGGCCTTATACATCAGATGATGTCCGGATTGAAAGAAGGTCGCATTGTAGATCTTGGCGATTTCGGTCACTTCCAGGTGCAGCTGCAAAGTAACGGAGCCGAAACGGAAAAAGAGTTTACCGCGAATAACATCAAGAAAGGTACTATTCAATTCAGACCGGGTAAGAAGCTAGTTGAAATGTTGAAAACATTGCAATATCAGCAAGTACCTAAGAAGCCTGTTAAGGTAACTAATGGTGGAAATGAAGTAGGATAG
- a CDS encoding transposase: MSLGRSKNLIAKRDEALCRRYYFWTEIQRLRFDDALKQLSENEFFLSEKRIMAIIRNNCKNIEDIVITPIPKVRKPRITADQLELFQGQS; this comes from the coding sequence ATGAGTTTAGGGAGAAGCAAAAATTTGATAGCAAAACGAGACGAAGCACTTTGCAGACGTTATTATTTCTGGACAGAAATTCAGAGATTACGTTTTGATGATGCTTTGAAACAATTGTCAGAAAATGAGTTCTTCCTATCTGAAAAAAGAATAATGGCAATTATCCGCAATAATTGTAAGAATATTGAGGATATTGTCATTACTCCTATTCCTAAGGTACGTAAACCTCGTATTACAGCTGACCAACTGGAATTATTCCAGGGACAATCTTAA